The DNA window CTTTTTTGGGCGTTCGATTCTTTTGCTTGGGCGCTGGCCACTGGGCAAGTCAGTCAGTCACATGGGCTGCAGGCATCCGATATTTTCCTGGCCCCAGTCTAGGGCAACTTGTCTGTACTACTAGTTGACCAAAACGCTACAGCGACGTCACAATCACTGTCACAGCTCCAGCGAACCACCGAGGAACAGGAaggagaggaaaggaggagagaagTGATTAAGCAAGATCCATGGCGGCCGTGCTGGAGAGCGCATCGACTGGGGTGATGAACTCTGTGATAGAGAAGCTGGGTGCTCTAATGGGGGAGCAGTACGAGAAGCACAGGGCCGTGCGCAGGGACGTGGCGTTCCTCAAGGACGAGCTCAGCAGCATGTACGCTGTCCTCAACAAGCTCGCCAACATGGAGGAGCTTGACCCGCAGACGGTGGAGTGGAGGAACCAAGTGATGGGCATGGCATTTGACATCGAGGATTCCATCGACGACTTCGTGCATCAGGTAGGTGAGGATGCCACCAGCACTGGTGATTTTGGCTTCCTCGCCAAGATCCGCCAGTATGTCAATGAGCTGAGGCTGCGCCATCACTTTACCAAGCAAATCCAAGAGCTCAAGAGTCGGGTGATTGAAGTCAGTGAGCGCCGTAAAAGGTACAAGCTTGACGAAGCTGCGGCCTCTAGCTCTAGCTTTGTAACTGTTGACCCTCGCATGGCTGCGCTATATACAGAGGCGGGCAGCCTTGTCGGCATAGAAGGTCCAGTGGACGATATTGTCAAGTTGGTAGACAAGAAGGAAGGCGATGCATCAACATCACCACAGGGTCTGAGAGTGGTAGCCATTGTTGGGTTTGGAGGTCTTGGCAAAACAACAGTAGCAAATAAAGTGTACCGTAAGATTCGAGGGCAATACGACTGTGAGATGTTTGTGTCAGTGTCTCAAAGACCAGATCTGTTGAAGCTCCTTGGTAGGATCATCCACAAGGCTGGAATAATGACACAGCTGAATCATGTCGTCGAAGTGGAAGACTTAATTGAAGGAATCAGAGGGTATCTGAAAAACTTAAGGTGCCTCTCAATACTTGATTGCTTCTTTTCATGCTATACCAAACTAGCTGATTGACATGTACAATTTGTATAGGCAAAGTATTGAGCTTAGTTTAATTTAAATTTCCTGTGACAAACTATTCTTTGGTTGCCGGAATCTTCATGTTATGTCAGCTAAAAATACTTGTTGTCTAGCTAGCGTAAAGTAGTACAAATGTTTAATTTAGTAAATGCTTTGTAATTCTGAACTTCATACAGAAATAACACATGTGAAAGATTACAATAGATGTAATGGTTTGAAAAAGTGACTGAAATGTAAAGAAATTTAAGGCACCATGGAAACTAACTCTGATCAACACTTCAACATATTATTTGCTCCAGGCCTGAAAAAAAAATGCTATGTGAAAGGGAAGAAGTACCCCCGCAGATTGAGTCATATATGGGGagtgaaaaaaaagagagaggagagagtggAGAGTGGGCTGTCTTTCTTCCAAACCATACTTGGTGACAGGTTTACTAGGCCCTTTAAGTTCAACTCATAATCATTAGCTAGGTATTCAAGTAGCAATATGGCGGGTGGGAAAGTGCTAAACCCCCTAACAATAGCCCCATCTTCAGTGAGTAATTAGTTCTTTACCTCCCTTTTAACTCCCTGCAGCTGTCTGCTGTGGGGGAGAGCGCAACTCGCGCATGTAAGGTTTACTAGGCCCTTTGTGTTCAAGTCATAATCCATTAGCTAGGTATTCAAGTAGCAATATAATGCCTGTTTACAAGAACTTAGGCCACTACATTGTATCCTCTGTTTGATTCCATGAATTACTTTTGAGCCAGGATAAATGCTGATATCTACATCGTGTAAGGACAGTAGAGTTTTCTTATTCAGAATATGAGAGAAATGTGATTATTCTCTTGGATTATTTGAATATGTTTATCTGAATTTCAATTCAAACTAAACACTCATTTCGATTTTGTGAATATTGCAGTTACTTTTTTGTTATTGATGATATATGGGATACATCAGTGTGGGATATTCTTCGTTGTGCCTTGCCAGATAATCATAAAGGGAGCAGAGTAATCACAACTACACGAATTGAGACAGTTGCTAAGGCATGCTGCAGCTACCGACCTGAGTTCATTTACAAGATGAAACCTCTTGatgatgagaactcagccaaattATTTTTTAGCAGAGTTGGATATGTTTGTGCTCAGCCACTGAAAGAGATCTCAGACGAAATATTACGAAAGTGCGGTGGTCTCCCATTAGCCATTATAAGCATTGGCAGCCTTTTGGCTAGCCAACCGACCAGATCAAGGGAGCAATGGAAGTTTGTGTGCAGTTCACTAAGGTCAAATTTGAGAGAGAATCCAACTTTAGAGGGAATGAGACAAGTACTGAAACTTAGCTACAACAATCTTCCTCTCCATCTGAAGACATGCTTGCTATATATCGGCATGTATCCAGAGGATCACTGCATTGAAAAGGTGGATCTGGTGAGGCTATGGGTTGCTGAAGGTTTTGTCGCTAACTTATGTGATGAAGATGCAGAGAAAGTTGCTGGAACTTACTTCAATGAACTTGTCAACAGGAGTATGATCCAACCTACATACACGGGCTACAATGGTGAGGTGTCGGGGTGCAAAGTGCATGACATGATTCTTGATCTAATTAGACTGAAGTCAGAGGAAGAGAACTTCTTGAGTGTGGTAGACAATGCGAGTCACATGGCCCTATCTTCACAGAGCAAGGTTCGTCGGCTTTCCCTTCATTTGGGTtttagagaagatcaagacacaGCTGTTGCAACAAGCTTAAGCATGTCACATATGCGCTCATTTGCTCTGTTTGGCAACACTTGCTTCGTACCTCCTGTTTCTAAATTCAAGTACATCCGAGTGCTGAATCTGAAAGACTGGCGTACTGATGAGCATGACAGTATTGATCTTACCCCAATCTGCAAATTATTTCAGCTAAGGTATCTGAACGTTGGTAGGAAAGCGCGCCTGCCAGCCCAAATCAGCAACCTGCAATGTTTGGAAACACTGGAACTGAATAAGCTTGATGGAGATGTGCCGTCAGATATTGTCCATTTGCCTTACCTGCTGCATTTCGTTGTTCCTTATGGTAAACGGCTACCAGACGGAATTTGTGTGATGAGGTCCCTACGTACTCTGAGGTGCTTCGATGTGGGCTTGAACTCGGTGGACAATTTTAAGGGCATTGCTGAACTTCTGAATGTTAGGGATCTCGTGATTTCGTGCAGCGGCACCGCCCCTCAGCAAGGAAACATGGACACCTTGTGGTGTTCTATTGCCAAACTTATCAGTTGCAAACTGAGGGCTCTAACTTTTCCATCCTTCCCCGCTAATCTGCCTCCTCCGATTGTTGGATTAGATCGTTTGGCCATTTCTCAAGCCGAGCACCATCTTGAGGTACTTGAGGTTTCTTCGACTTTGTTTCCCCAGGTTCCAAGCTGGATTGGTCAACATTGTAGTCGGCTCTCAGTTTTGTCACTCACAGTTAACATGCTGAGGCAGGATGACGTTGATCTGCTTGTCCAGTTACCAAACCTGTTGGACCTGAAGCTA is part of the Miscanthus floridulus cultivar M001 chromosome 9, ASM1932011v1, whole genome shotgun sequence genome and encodes:
- the LOC136483588 gene encoding disease resistance protein RGA5-like, yielding MAAVLESASTGVMNSVIEKLGALMGEQYEKHRAVRRDVAFLKDELSSMYAVLNKLANMEELDPQTVEWRNQVMGMAFDIEDSIDDFVHQVGEDATSTGDFGFLAKIRQYVNELRLRHHFTKQIQELKSRVIEVSERRKRYKLDEAAASSSSFVTVDPRMAALYTEAGSLVGIEGPVDDIVKLVDKKEGDASTSPQGLRVVAIVGFGGLGKTTVANKVYRKIRGQYDCEMFVSVSQRPDLLKLLGRIIHKAGIMTQLNHVVEVEDLIEGIRGYLKNLSYFFVIDDIWDTSVWDILRCALPDNHKGSRVITTTRIETVAKACCSYRPEFIYKMKPLDDENSAKLFFSRVGYVCAQPLKEISDEILRKCGGLPLAIISIGSLLASQPTRSREQWKFVCSSLRSNLRENPTLEGMRQVLKLSYNNLPLHLKTCLLYIGMYPEDHCIEKVDLVRLWVAEGFVANLCDEDAEKVAGTYFNELVNRSMIQPTYTGYNGEVSGCKVHDMILDLIRLKSEEENFLSVVDNASHMALSSQSKVRRLSLHLGFREDQDTAVATSLSMSHMRSFALFGNTCFVPPVSKFKYIRVLNLKDWRTDEHDSIDLTPICKLFQLRYLNVGRKARLPAQISNLQCLETLELNKLDGDVPSDIVHLPYLLHFVVPYGKRLPDGICVMRSLRTLRCFDVGLNSVDNFKGIAELLNVRDLVISCSGTAPQQGNMDTLWCSIAKLISCKLRALTFPSFPANLPPPIVGLDRLAISQAEHHLEVLEVSSTLFPQVPSWIGQHCSRLSVLSLTVNMLRQDDVDLLVQLPNLLDLKLNIRKCPKERILIDNSRVAFPALKLFTFSCFAPCLFFGAGALPNLHTLTLDHHGRGLENVKVLEGIQHLLNLKEVHVVFTNGYCGGKAMPGITEADAEATYRDAISMHPGKSGIKILVNLFCLVMQPSAFYYDSDNGAFVESQ